One genomic segment of Raphanus sativus cultivar WK10039 unplaced genomic scaffold, ASM80110v3 Scaffold3773, whole genome shotgun sequence includes these proteins:
- the LOC130506901 gene encoding glutamate receptor 3.3: MKLLWSFLLLSCLCLGFLGNGHSEKPKVVKIGSIFSFNSVIGKVAKIAIEEAVKDVNSNPDILVGTRLQVSMQNSNCSGFMGMVEALRFMEKDIVGIIGPQCSVVAHMISHMANELRVPLLSFAVTDPVMSPLQFPYFIRTSQSDLYQMEAIASIVDLYGWKEVIAVFVDDDYGRNGVAALNDKLASRRLRITYKAGLHPDNAVNKNEIMSMLIKIMLLQPRIIVIHVYSELGFAVFKEAKYLGMMGNGYVWIATDWLSTTLDSSSPLPSERLESIQGALVLRPHTPDSNLKREFFSRWRKIPDASLALHTYGLYAYDSVMLLARALDKYFKNGGRVSFSNDTMLDALGKSGSLNLEAMTVFDGGEALLKDILGTHMVGLTGQLQFTADRSRIRPAYDIINVAGTGVRQIGYWSNHSGLSVLPPESLTRPNTSATPKLRHVIWPGEAFQKPRGWAFSNNGKELKIGVPRRVSYKEFVSQIRGTENMFKGFCIDVFTAAVNLLPYAVPVKFVPYGNGKENPSYTHMVEMITSGNFDGVVGDVAIVTNRTKIVDFTQPYAASGLVVVAPFKKLNSGAWAFLRPFNRLMWAVTACCFLFVGIVVWILEHRINDEFRGPPKRQCVTILWFSFSTMFFAHRENTVSTLGRLVLIIWLFVVLIINSSYTASLTSILTVQQLSSPIKGIDSLREMNDRIGYQVGSFAERYLRDELNISESRLVPLGSPEAYAKALKDGPRKGGVAAIVDERPYVELFLSSNCAYRIVGQEFTKSGWGFAFPRDSPLAIDLSTAILELAENGDLQRIHDKWLMKNACTLENAELESDRLHLKSFWGLFLICGVACVLALFLYFVQIIRQLYSGKPSEQEEDAIGRENHDSSSLRSSTRLQRFLSLMDEKEDVSRGGSKKRKIDGSVNDNSVSRHSRRLESFNSVNPLD, from the exons ATGAAGCTACTTTGGTCTTTCTTGTTGTTGTCTTGTCTATGTCTTGGATTTTTGGGAAACGGACATTCTGAGAAACCAAAAGTTGTCAAAATCGGTTCAATATTCAGTTTCAACTCAGTGATTGGCAAAGTTGCCAAGATTGCGATTGAGGAGGCAGTGAAAGATGTGAATTCAAACCCGGACATCCTCGTAGGGACACGTCTTCAAGTTTCAATGCAGAACTCAAACTGCAGCGGTTTTATGGGCATGGTTGAAG cATTGAGGTTTATGGAGAAAGACATAGTTGGAATCATAGGACCACAATGTTCTGTAGTTGCTCACATGATATCTCACATGGCGAACGAGCTACGCGTGCCACTTCTCTCATTTGCTGTTACGGATCCTGTAATGTCGCCACTCCAGTTCCCTTATTTCATTAGGACGAGTCAGAGCGACTTATACCAAATGGAGGCTATAGCTTCGATTGTAGACCTGTACGGTTGGAAAGAAGTGATTGCTGTGTTTGTGGATGATGACTACGGAAGGAATGGTGTAGCTGCGCTTAACGATAAGCTTGCGAGCAGGAGGCTGAGAATCACTTACAAGGCTGGTTTACATCCGGACAACGCGGTGAACAAGAATGAGATCATGAGCATGCTCATCAAGATCATGCTGCTTCAGCCAAGAATCATCGTGATTCATGTCTACTCGGAGTTGGGTTTCGCGGTTTTCAAGGAGGCAAAGTATCTCGGAATGATGGGTAATGGGTACGTTTGGATCGCTACGGATTGGCTGTCTACTACTCTCGACTCTTCCTCCCCGCTCCCCTCTGAGAGACTTGAGAGTATTCAAGGCGCTCTTGTTCTTCGTCCGCACACACCTGATTCGAATTTAAAGCGGGAGTTTTTCTCGCGGTGGCGTAAGATTCCTGATGCTTCGCTGGCTCTTCACACGTATGGTCTCTATGCTTATGATTCAGTCATGCTCTTAGCTCGTGCTTTGGATAAGTACTTCAAAAACGGTGGGAGAGTATCTTTTTCTAATGACACAATGCTTGATGCTTTGGGGAAAAGCGGGAGTCTCAACTTAGAAGCGATGACCGTCTTTGATGGTGGAGAGGCTCTGCTTAAGGATATCCTTGGAACGCATATGGTTGGTTTGACAGGACAGCTTCAGTTTACTGCAGATAGGTCTCGGATCCGACCGGCTTATGATATCATCAACGTGGCAGGAACCGGTGTTCGCCAAATAGGCTACTGGTCGAATCATTCCGGTTTATCGGTTTTGCCACCTGAGTCACTCACGCGACCAAATACGTCAGCAACTCCGAAGCTAAGACATGTGATTTGGCCTGGAGAAGCGTTTCAAAAGCCACGCGGATGGGCTTTTTCGAACAATGGGAAAGAGCTTAAGATCGGTGTGCCTCGCCGCGTAAGTTACAAGGAGTTTGTCTCACAGATTCGTGGAACTGAGAATATGTTCAAAGGGTTCTGCATTGATGTATTCACAGCTGCGGTGAATCTCTTACCGTACGCTGTTCCTGTCAAGTTTGTTCCTTATGGAAACGGAAAGGAGAATCCAAGCTACACTCATATGGTTGAGATGATAACAAGTGGT AACTTTGATGGGGTAGTGGGTGATGTTGCCATCGTAACAAACCGGACAAAGATTGTAGACTTTACACAACCGTATGCAGCATCTGGACTAGTTGTTGTTGCTCCTTTTAAGAAACTGAACTCTGGAGCTTGGGCTTTCCTCCGACCTTTCAATCGACTTATGTGGGCAGTCACGGCTTGTTGCTTTCTCTTTGTCGGTATTGTTGTTTGGATCTTGGAGCATCGGATTAACGATGAATTCAGAGGCCCTCCTAAGAGGCAATGCGTCACAATTCTATG GTTTAGCTTCTCCACCATGTTTTTCGCGCATA GAGAGAATACAGTGAGTACACTTGGGCGGTTGGTTCTGATCATATGGCTATTTGTTGTACTAATAATCAACTCAAGCTACACGGCTAGTCTCACATCGATACTGACGGTTCAGCAGCTCTCGTCACCAATCAAGGGAATTGACAGCCTTAGAGAGATGAATGATCGGATTGGGTACCAGGTGGGTTCGTTTGCAGAACGTTATCTGAGGGATGAGCTTAACATATCAGAGTCGAGGCTCGTCCCACTTGGTTCACCTGAAGCTTATGCCAAAGCTTTAAAAGATGGACCAAGAAAAGGAGGTGTTGCTGCAATTGTGGACGAGCGTCCTTATGTAGAACTCTTCCTCTCCAGCAATTGCGCTTATAGGATCGTTGGTCAGGAGTTCACCAAAAGTGGCTGGGGATTT gCATTTCCTAGAGACTCTCCTCTAGCAATAGATCTGTCAACAGCGATCTTGGAGTTGGCAGAGAACGGGGATCTGCAGAGGATTCATGATAAGTGGCTGATGAAGAACGCATGCACTCTAGAGAACGCAGAACTTGAATCAGATAGGCTTCATCTGAAAAGCTTCTGGGGACTGTTTCTCATATGTGGAGTTGCATGTGTCCTCGCTCTCTTCCTCTACTTTGTTCAGATCATACGTCAGCTCTATAGTGGAAAGCCAAGCGAGCAGGAAGAAGATGCCATTGGGAGAGAGAATCATGACTCCTCGTCCTTGCGTTCTTCTACTCGTCTGCAGAGATTCTTGTCGCTCATGGATGAGAAAGAAGACGTGTCCAGGGGAGGAAGCAAGAAGAGAAAGATTGATGGATCAGTGAATGATAATTCAGTATCGAGACATTCACGACGACTTGAGAGCTTCAATTCGGTTAATCCATTAGATTGA